The following coding sequences lie in one Apium graveolens cultivar Ventura chromosome 1, ASM990537v1, whole genome shotgun sequence genomic window:
- the LOC141699415 gene encoding secreted RxLR effector protein 161-like: MLIIGVYVDDLLMTGTSTALIGDFKTQMSERFDMSNLGKLSYYLGMEVEQGSDYVEIKQAGYARKLLERFRLLDCNPTKFPMDPKESITKDEGGKLVDTIQFKSLVGRLCYLVHTRPDIAYSVGIISRFVEKPTIMHLHAAKRLLRYIRGTLEYGLVYAKNSGNNLLSGYSDSDLAGHVDDQRSTGGMVFYLNESLITWVLQKQRCVALSSCEAESMAVTTAACQTIWLRNLLG; this comes from the coding sequence ATGCTAATTATTGGTGTCTATGTTGATGATTTATTGATGACTGGTACGAGCACTGCTTTGATAGGGGATTTCAAAACTCAAATGAGCGAGAGATTTGATATGAGCAATCTGGGGAAGCTGTCATATTACTTGGGCATGGAAGTAGAGCAAGGCAGTGACTATGTCGAGATAAAACAGGCTGGGTATGCTAGAAAGTTGCTCGAACGGTTTAGGCTGTTGGACTGCAATCCAACAAAATTTCCGATGGATCCAAAAGAGTCTATTACAAAAGATGAAGGGGGTAAGCTTGTTGATACGATACAGTTTAAAAGTCTGGTTGGGCGACTTTGCTATTTGGTGCATACGAGACCCGACATAGCCTATTCAGTTGGGATAATTAGCAGATTTGTGGAGAAGCCAACGATAATGCACCTGCACGCAGCTAAGAGATTACTTCGATACATTCGAGGAACTTTGGAGTATGGTCTGGTGTATGCAAAAAATAGTGGAAACAATTTGTTAAGCGGGTACTCAGACAGCGACTTGGCTGGACACGTTGATGATCAAAGGTCTACAGGTGGAATGGTGTTCTACCTCAATGAAAGCTTAATAACTTGGGTTTTGCAAAAACAGCGTTGTGTAGCACTTTCTTCCTGCGAAGCTGAGTCCATGGCGGTGACTACAGCAGCTTGCCAGACTATTTGGTTGCGTAATTTACTTGGATAG